A single genomic interval of Armigeres subalbatus isolate Guangzhou_Male chromosome 1, GZ_Asu_2, whole genome shotgun sequence harbors:
- the LOC134223535 gene encoding CLIP domain-containing serine protease B9-like: protein MNLFLILFVQIGVSIVACRATDNVFNMEGCGPNHYGEILSRPTIGRLKEFPWMARLGYRNPGEDSVEYLFQGSLIHPRYVLTTVFAAGYRRNTLDVVRLGDYHTETDEDCQEVNDDELCAPPPQDIAVQQIIRNPSYNKPRLANDLALLKLVSPVNVTTEFVRPICIPTDRDIPLNEFAALFISAWCGSVKSGISVIPMQYRMQLISSSICAEKLAPHVHIDLDRSQFCAVVDLDKQQKAKIKDLNLRGSTGAPLQMVGPDGRFYLMGMTSVGVRDAPLGMPYVFVHIPEMVEWLQQTVAGEVQREQYKLR, encoded by the exons atgaatttgtttttaattttgtttgtccAAATTGGCGTAAGTATTGTCGCATGCCGTGCCACCGACAATGTCTTCAACATGGAAGGCTGTGGACCAAACCACTATGGAGAGATCTTGTCGCGGCCTACTATTGGACGGCTGAAGGAGTTTCCTTGGATGGCCCGGTTAGGCTACCGCAACCCTGGTGAAGATTCGGTCGAGTATCTATTCCAAGGATCACTGATTCATCCGAGATACGTTCTCACCACGGTTTTCGCAGCCGGCTACCGTAGGAACACATT GGATGTAGTTCGACTAGGAGATTATCACACCGAAACAGACGAGGACTGTCAGGAGGTCAACGACGATGAGCTGTGCGCTCCACCACCTCAAGACATCGCGGTCCAGCAGATCATACGAAACCCGAGTTACAACAAACCTAGACTGGCCAACGACTTGGCCCTTCTGAAACTTGTTAGCCCAGTCAACGTAACTACGGAGTTTGTGCGACCCATCTGTATCCCGACCGATAGGGACATTCCGTTGAACGAGTTCGCGGCTCTCTTCATCTCGGCTTGGTGTGGTAGTGTGAAGTCTGGCATTTCGGTGATTCCCATGCAGTATCGAATGCAGCTGATAAGCTCTTCCATCTGTGCGGAGAAACTTGCCCCACATGTGCACATCGATCTGGATCGGTCGCAATTCTGTGCTGTGGTGGATCTGGACAAGCAACAGAAGGCTAAAATAAAGGATCTGAATTTACGGGGCAGTACGGGTGCTCCGTTGCAGATGGTGGGTCCCGATGGGCGCTTCTACTTGATGGGGATGACATCGGTTGGGGTGAGAGATGCTCCCCTGGGGATGCCGTACGTGTTCGTGCATATTCCGGAGATGGTGGAGTGGCTCCAGCAAACAGTTGCGGGTGAAGTGCAGAGAGAACAGTATAAACTACGTTGA